In Campylobacter anatolicus, one DNA window encodes the following:
- a CDS encoding transglycosylase SLT domain-containing protein, with product MKSLLFILATPFLLFADIRHEIANSLKEIAVKNNFDSRALYTIASIESNFEPYIISFITTDKMLINTLKNGLNSSDFKIKASKYGKVGRYIVSISANSEQNIINLADILWHRDFNIDFGVMQISKQNLSKNELEFIFKPDYNINKSAKVLSGCVAKYSDLKNAIECYNKGFKQKSKYDYFIKFVTNYNTFFGDNK from the coding sequence ATGAAAAGTTTGCTTTTTATACTTGCAACGCCGTTTTTGCTATTTGCAGACATTAGGCACGAGATAGCTAACTCACTAAAAGAAATAGCGGTAAAAAATAACTTTGATAGTAGAGCTTTATACACGATAGCGAGTATAGAAAGTAACTTTGAGCCGTATATAATAAGTTTCATCACAACAGACAAGATGTTAATCAATACCCTTAAAAATGGGCTAAATTCTAGTGATTTTAAAATCAAGGCTTCTAAATATGGCAAAGTCGGTAGGTATATTGTTTCAATAAGTGCAAACAGCGAACAAAATATCATAAATTTAGCTGATATTTTATGGCACAGAGATTTTAATATAGATTTTGGCGTTATGCAAATTTCTAAACAAAATCTATCTAAAAATGAGCTTGAATTTATTTTTAAGCCTGATTATAACATTAACAAGTCCGCAAAAGTTTTAAGTGGTTGTGTGGCTAAATACAGTGACTTAAAAAATGCGATTGAGTGCTATAACAAGGGATTTAAGCAAAAAAGCAAATATGATTATTTTATAAAATTTGTAACAAACTATAACACTTTTTTTGGAGATAATAAATGA